One stretch of Daphnia pulicaria isolate SC F1-1A chromosome 8, SC_F0-13Bv2, whole genome shotgun sequence DNA includes these proteins:
- the LOC124310845 gene encoding NAD(+) hydrolase sarm1-like isoform X7, with product MCECSKRHLQRNGGQLASSNNIVVGATSAEHVNGYIKHVMRHHKGRGGGNCPLINRTATTTPVRHHQHQPHPTNKNMSEFPVENQTGPELSATQTDSGALVNGLASSGSSTHSASGRSSSASGSQQQQQQQQQGDVAAMIENFQHKKTGASSHSTAAMLNRINHHQSGSIAVPGSGGGGGPGSMVVTSVAGSPGTTLIIGNNNNLPAQQQVVSSTSSSTSSSRVKRSSQVMHHSMSSSEQISSSNKHSSSSQLQSSSSKMSTQELTSSLSELKSNMTEMKSSLSSHLVAAAAAAAAQSSAASKFPSAGLLQGSLEGLNMVSGDGSELAIVDVDHDFSVNPAGCLATLNNNNINNSNSNANGGGGKSSEMKFEQTRVASATSTKITHGDGYSSEEATANASHSRRLQADGLHYEESGQAAAMKARLEMDGVTAEKAAAVKQEQRSLKAGDVSQQESRTTAAASMKLTTDNFSAEKVAMATQQQKQTVTSSGRFNQERHAAAASQSKLTINAKSVRKELSVVSSSQMNGTLVSLEDADLMSSLPSLDDLDILDSSSDLADVEQAKTKYTGVMSSCVERLKEMAKRNKQSHMMPVYLDRVSQMVGKAWAVPAPHGQSLASSLCDVLRHDGGLDVLINNCVADDSNLQLSSARLLEQCLTQENREYVVECGLDKVVSVACGCTESSAQVDQSRVGTGLLEHLFQHNDATCSEVVKLGGLDAVVRECRRSDVEILRHCAGALANLSLYGGAENQEAMIKRQVPMWLFPLAFHSDDNIKYYACLAIAVLVANKEIEAAVLQSVTLNLVEPFVSTHNPYEFANTVAATWQHHARRGLGQSKNWLKRLVPVLNSKREEARNLAAFHFCMEAGIIQKSQGSTDIFSEIGAIDSLKSVASSPNAIASKYAAQTLRLIGEEVPHKLSQQVPLWSSEDVREWVRQIGFDDHCESFADVCKVDGDLLLQLTEEMLRDDIGMRNAILRKRFMRELAILKKMADYSSCDKSSLNDFLQTLDPAFCAYTYSMLNSGVDKKSLRLLSEEQLLTECGIINSIHRQRIFDAIRGENGIYDYLDNKPLDAFISYRRSTGSQLASLLKVHLQLRNFTVFIDVERLEAGKFDNNLLQSISQAKYFLLVLTPNALDRCLGDDERKDWVHREIVAALESNCKIIPIIDNFQWPLPEDLPEDMRAVCYFNGVRWVHDYQDACVDKLDKFMRGDAYGKFDHVHGRRPQDGVLTPSYTPGSASILQPGATMLSRNCNNNGNGVQPVPPSYQRQGSNESGKGSYSSDKEMGGIGSNGFCNGVGVGGGGGAISVANPVALHRYLS from the exons atgTCCGAATTTCCGGTGGAGAATCAAACGGGTCCCGAACTGTCGGCCACGCAGACGGACAGCGGCGCCTTGGTCAACGGATTGGCTTCCAGCGGCAGCAGTACACATTCGGCCAGCGGACGAAGCTCGTCGGCCTCCggatcacagcagcagcagcagcagcagcagcaaggcgACGTGGCGGCCATGATTGAGAATTTCCAGCACAAGAAAACGGGGGCCAGCAGCCACAGCACGGCGGCCATGCTCAACCGGATCAACCATCACCAGAGCGGCAGCATCGCCGTGCCAGGATCGGGCGGAGGCGGAGGCCCTGGCTCGATGGTTGTGACATCGGTGGCCGGATCGCCCGGCACTACCCTCATCattggcaacaacaacaacctcccGGCCCAGCAACAAGTCGTCTCGTCCACATCGTCGTCCACCAGCAGTTCACGTGTCAAGCGCTCCTCTCAG GTGATGCATCATTCGATGTCGTCGAGCGAGCAGATTTCGTCGAGCAacaagcacagcagcagcagccagctcCAATCGTCCAGCTCCAAGATGAGCACCCAGGAATTGACTTCCAGTTTGTCCGAGCTCAAGTCCAACATGACCGAGATGAAGTCTAGTTTGTCCTCCCACCTGGTGGCCGCCGCAGCCGCAGCAGCCGCCCAATCTTCAGCCGCCTCCAAATTCCCTTCCGCCGGACTCCTTCAGG GTTCGCTGGAAGGATTGAACATGGTCAGTGGCGATGGCTCTGAATTGGCCATCGTCGACGTGGACCACGATTTCTCGGTCAATCCGGCCGGATGTCTGGCCaccctcaacaacaacaacatcaacaactcgAATAGCAACGCCAACGGCGGCGGTGGCAAATCTTCCGAGATGAAATTCGAGCAGACGCGAGTCGCCTCCGCCACGTCGACCAAGATCACGCACGGCGACGGCTACAGCAGCGAGGAGGCGACGGCCAACGCCTCGCACAGCCGACGCCTTCAGGCCGACGGGCTCCACTACGAGGAGTCGGGCCAAGCGGCGGCCATGAAAGCCCGGCTCGAGATGGACGGCGTCACAGCCGAGAAAGCCGCAGCAGTCAAACAG GAGCAGAGATCGTTAAAGGCCGGCGACGTGAGTCAACAAGAAAGTAGGACGACGGCAGCTGCTAGCATGAAACTAACGACAGACAATTTCAGCGCCGAAAAG GTTGCCATGGCGACCCAGCAGCAGAAGCAAACGGTGACTTCTTCGGGCCGCTTCAACCAAGAGCGTCACGCGGCGGCCGCCTCCCAGTCCAAGTTGACGATCAACGCCAAATCGGTCAGGAAGGAGCTGTCGGTCGTTTCCTCATCTCAG ATGAACGGAACCCTGGTATCGCTAGAGGATGCCGATCTGATGTCATCGCTGCCTTCGCTTGACGACCTGGACATCCTGGACTCGTCTTCCGATTTGGCCGACGTCGAGCAGGCCAAAACCAAATACACGGGCGTCATGTCGAGTTGCGTGGAGCGGCTCAAGGAGATGGCCAAGCGCAATAAGCAGAGCCACATGATGCCCGTCTACCTTGACCGGGTCAGCCAAATGGTCGGCAAGGCCTGGGCCGTGCCGGCCCCACACGGTCAGTCACTCGCCTCCTCCCTGTGCGACGTCCTGCGCCACGACGGCGGACTGGACGTCCTCATCAACAACTGCGTGGCCGACGACAGCAATCTCCAGCTGTCCAGCGCCCGCCTCCTCGAGCAGTGCCTCACCCAGGAGAACAGGGAATACGTCGTCGAGTGCGGACTCGATAAG GTGGTGTCGGTGGCGTGCGGGTGCACCGAGTCGTCGGCCCAGGTGGACCAGTCGCGAGTGGGCACGGGTTTACTGGAGCACCTGTTCCAGCACAACGACGCGACGTGCAGCGAGGTGGTCAAGTTGGGAGGGCTGGACGCCGTCGTCCGCGAATGTCGCCGCTCGGACGTGGAGATCCTGCGCCACTGCGCCGGCGCCCTGGCCAACCTGTCGCTGTACGGCGGCGCCGAGAACCAGGAGGCCATGATCAAGCGCCAGGTGCCCATGTGGCTCTTCCCGCTGGCCTTCCACTCTGACGACAACATCAAATACTACGCCTGTCTGGCCATCGCCGTCCTGGTGGCCAACAAGGAAATCGAGGCGGCCGTTCTCCAGTCGGTGACGCTCAACCTGGTGGAGCCCTTCGTCTCGACCCACAATCCCTACGAGTTCGCCAACACGGTGGCGGCCACCTGGCAGCACCACGCCCGCCGGGGACTGGGCCAGTCGAAAAACTGGCTCAAGCGGCTCGTGCCCGTCTTGAATTCCAAGCGGGAGGAGGCCCGCAATTTGGCGGCCTTCCACTTTTGCATGGAGGCCGGAATCATTCAAAAGAGTCAGGGCAGCACGGACATTTTCAGCGAGATCGGAGCCATCGACTCGCTCAAGTCGGTCGCCTCGTCGCCCAACGCCATCGCCTCCAAGTACGCGGCCCAGACGCTGCGGCTCATCGGCGAGGAAGTGCCGCACAAGCTCAGCCAGCAGGTCCCGCTCTGGTCCAGCGAGGACGTCCGCGAGTGGGTCCGCCAAATTGGTTTCGACGACCACTGCGAAAGCTTCGCCGACGTCTGCAAGGTCGACGGCGATCTTTTGCTCCAGCTGACAGAGGAGATGCTCCGCGACGACATTGGAATGCGCAATGCCATCCTGCGGAAGCGTTTCATGCGTGAGCTGGCCATTCTCAAGAAGATG gCGGATTACAGCAGCTGTGACAAATCGAGTTTGAACGATTTCTTGCAGACGCTGGACCCGGCGTTTTGCGCCTACACTTACTCGATGCTCAACTCTGGCGTGGATAAGAAGAGCCTCCGACTCTTGTCCGAGGAGCAGCTCTTGACGGAATGCGGAATCATCAATTCCATCCACCGGCAGCGCATCTTTGACGCCATCCGCGGAGAGAACGGCATCTACGATTACCTGGACAACAAGCCGCTGGATGCCTTCATCAGTTACCGACGATCCACTGGATCCCAACTGGCCAGTCTACTTAAAG TCCACCTCCAGCTGAGGAACTTTACCGTCTTCATCGACGTCGAGCGCCTGGAGGCCGGCAAATTCGACAACAATCTTTTGCAGTCCATCAGTCAGGCtaaatatttccttttggTGCTGACGCCCAACGCGCTGGATCGCTGCCTGGGCGACGACGAGCGGAAGGATTGGGTCCACAGAGAAATCGTGGCCGCATTGGAATCCAACTGCAAAATCATCCCCATCATCGACAACTTCCAGTGGCCGTTGCCCGAAGATCTGCCCGAAGACATGCGGGCCGTCTGCTACTTTAACGGCGTCCGATGGGTCCACGACTACCAG GACGCATGCGTGGACAAACTGGACAAATTTATGCGCGGCGACGCTTACGGCAAATTTGACCACGTCCACGGTAGACGACCGCAAGACGGAGTCCTGACTCCGTCGTACACCCCCGGTTCGGCGTCGATCCTCCAGCCCGGAGCCACGATGCTGAGTCGCAACTGCAACAACAACGGCAACGGCGTCCAGCCAGTGCCGCCCTCATACCAAAGGCAAGGAAGCAACGAGAGCGGCAAAGGCTCTTACTCATCCGATAAGGAAATGGGCGGCATCGGGAGTAATGGATTCTGCAATGGTGTCGGTGTCGGAGGTGGCGGAGGAGCTATATCGGTAGCTAACCCGGTAGCTCTTCACAGGTACCTATCAT AA